In Anaerolineales bacterium, the following proteins share a genomic window:
- a CDS encoding cation-translocating P-type ATPase has product MTLATATPAKTLVTCSLCGLTTLHPLTNDRGDVFCCPSCREVAALLADAPAKPTTQIANAENAENVTLTLSGMWCSSCAWLVSENLKRTKGVVNAETSFIQQQTSITFDSAVTNPKILKKRVRSLGYKATLPDEKPYDEEESFFTRLLIGAVMVLHDMIVGAGIYAREIFGWATPESQPLVDFFQVMMLLSSLPVLILLGLPILRAGFASLLRGQPNIHTLIAIGTFSAFGLSVRNLIVGHGGLYFDTATMLIFLISVGRWLEMQAHKASNAAVAKLLEQIPDTAVVVTGEAEKTVNVADLKPGMRVRVRPGDRFPVDGLIALGEGDVDESLLTGEPKPVTHHEGDAVKAGTVNLDGSFEIIASAVGESTIAGQIGRLLHEALWNRSPLERLADKLSAWMTPIALGLAAIAFLFWSAHSGAETGLLVALSVLLIACPCALGLATPLTLWLSLGRAAESGIILRSVAALERLAKVERVFFDKTGTLTQLPMRVQGLFVADEGIEKKEERGKKFLQIIASIENESEHPLAQAIVEYARSNHVELVKPTLFKPLPSLGVKGTTELLSAFQSQQAFIGSARLMSAEGLEMPKEIAKQADTWKDAGQVVVFAGWDGQVRGVIGLGETIRPEAEAVIAQLKSRGLELGVLTGDDARAGERWQARLGVPVQAELHPDEKMSRLSEHTAMVGDGINDGPALAAAAVGLAMNHGADVAGAASDVVLMRDDLRAVPWLFDLATTTMRRVRENLGWAFVYNIIGVGLAMAGLMKPVFAALAMVMSSIFVTANAMRMNKYPLLDEMETSAVE; this is encoded by the coding sequence ATGACCCTCGCCACCGCCACCCCTGCTAAGACCCTCGTCACCTGCTCCCTCTGCGGACTGACGACCCTGCATCCCCTCACAAATGACCGGGGCGATGTATTCTGCTGTCCCTCGTGCAGGGAGGTCGCCGCATTGCTGGCAGACGCGCCGGCAAAGCCGACAACTCAAATCGCAAATGCAGAAAATGCGGAGAACGTTACCCTCACCCTTAGCGGAATGTGGTGTTCTTCGTGCGCGTGGCTGGTGAGCGAAAACCTCAAACGCACAAAAGGGGTGGTCAACGCCGAAACGAGCTTCATCCAACAGCAGACCAGCATTACCTTCGATTCTGCAGTTACCAATCCCAAAATCCTAAAAAAACGAGTCCGCTCGCTGGGGTATAAAGCCACACTGCCGGATGAAAAACCCTACGATGAGGAAGAATCGTTCTTTACCCGTTTGCTCATCGGCGCGGTGATGGTCCTGCACGATATGATCGTCGGCGCGGGGATTTACGCACGCGAGATTTTCGGTTGGGCAACGCCTGAATCCCAGCCGCTGGTTGATTTCTTTCAAGTGATGATGTTGCTTTCCAGCCTCCCGGTGTTGATCTTGCTAGGCTTACCGATTCTGCGGGCGGGGTTTGCGAGTCTCCTGCGTGGACAACCTAACATTCACACCCTCATTGCCATCGGAACATTTTCCGCGTTTGGCTTGTCAGTGCGGAACCTCATTGTCGGTCACGGCGGATTGTATTTCGACACGGCTACTATGTTGATCTTCCTCATTTCGGTTGGGCGCTGGTTGGAAATGCAGGCGCACAAAGCGAGCAACGCGGCGGTGGCGAAATTGCTCGAACAGATTCCCGATACGGCTGTGGTCGTGACCGGCGAAGCGGAAAAGACGGTCAACGTTGCCGACCTCAAGCCTGGTATGCGCGTCCGCGTCCGACCTGGTGACCGCTTCCCCGTGGACGGCTTGATCGCCCTCGGCGAAGGAGATGTGGATGAATCCTTGCTGACCGGCGAACCCAAGCCGGTAACTCATCACGAAGGCGACGCGGTCAAAGCAGGGACGGTGAACCTCGATGGCAGTTTCGAGATTATCGCTTCGGCGGTGGGGGAATCCACAATTGCCGGGCAGATCGGGCGGTTGTTGCACGAAGCCTTGTGGAACCGCTCTCCCCTTGAACGACTTGCCGATAAACTCTCCGCGTGGATGACGCCGATCGCGTTGGGACTCGCGGCGATCGCTTTCCTCTTTTGGAGCGCCCACTCCGGAGCGGAAACTGGGTTGCTCGTCGCGCTGTCTGTGTTGCTGATCGCTTGCCCGTGCGCGCTGGGGCTGGCGACTCCGCTCACGCTGTGGTTGTCGCTGGGACGCGCGGCAGAATCGGGAATCATCCTGCGGAGCGTCGCCGCGCTCGAACGGCTGGCAAAAGTGGAGAGAGTCTTCTTCGATAAAACCGGCACGCTCACGCAACTGCCGATGAGAGTGCAGGGCTTGTTTGTCGCTGATGAGGGAATCGAGAAGAAAGAGGAAAGAGGCAAAAAGTTTCTTCAAATCATTGCCTCCATCGAAAACGAATCCGAACATCCGCTGGCACAAGCGATTGTTGAATATGCAAGATCGAATCACGTTGAACTGGTGAAGCCAACTTTGTTCAAACCCCTGCCCTCGCTCGGTGTGAAAGGGACAACAGAGCTACTTTCCGCTTTCCAATCGCAACAAGCCTTCATCGGCTCGGCGCGTCTGATGTCTGCCGAAGGGTTGGAAATGCCGAAGGAGATCGCGAAGCAAGCCGACACGTGGAAAGACGCGGGGCAGGTCGTCGTGTTTGCCGGTTGGGATGGGCAAGTCCGAGGCGTTATCGGCTTGGGCGAAACGATCCGTCCGGAAGCGGAGGCTGTGATCGCGCAGTTGAAATCACGCGGGCTTGAACTCGGCGTGTTGACCGGCGACGACGCGCGCGCCGGCGAACGATGGCAGGCGCGGCTGGGTGTGCCGGTGCAGGCGGAGTTGCATCCCGATGAAAAAATGTCGCGGCTGAGCGAGCATACCGCGATGGTCGGCGACGGCATCAACGATGGACCCGCGCTCGCGGCGGCGGCCGTTGGACTGGCGATGAATCACGGCGCGGATGTGGCGGGCGCTGCCTCGGACGTGGTCTTGATGCGCGACGATCTGCGCGCCGTGCCGTGGCTGTTCGATCTGGCGACCACGACCATGCGCCGTGTGCGCGAAAACCTCGGCTGGGCGTTCGTGTACAATATTATTGGCGTGGGGCTGGCGATGGCTGGGTTGATGAAACCGGTCTTTGCCGCGCTGGCGATGGTGATGAGCAGTATCTTCGTGACGGCGAACGCCATGCGGATGAATAAATATCCGTTGTTGGACGAGATGGAAACATCGGCAGTTGAGTAG
- a CDS encoding sulfite exporter TauE/SafE family protein: protein MLASLLLGLLGSLGHCVGMCSAVVILFDRQPVFRNKSAWVLAHAGRVSTYTLLGALFGAFGQTLWQFDKLQAALSLLVAILAFYMASAFLGLTPSPELLFSSLTQRWGRAIRAFDNASFLSPYLLGFLWGLLPCGLVLTALVTAVASADVVRGALNMLIFGIATVPSLLAVKWLANRAHSRTWSRGLATLVMMLFGFQFAMRGFAALGLVGHLMIGEVMFW, encoded by the coding sequence ATGTTGGCTTCGTTGTTGCTCGGCTTGCTAGGGAGCCTCGGTCACTGCGTAGGCATGTGCAGCGCCGTTGTCATTCTCTTCGACCGGCAACCCGTCTTCCGCAACAAATCGGCATGGGTTCTCGCTCACGCTGGGCGCGTCTCAACCTACACCTTGTTGGGCGCGCTCTTCGGCGCGTTTGGGCAAACCCTCTGGCAATTCGACAAACTGCAAGCCGCCCTCTCGCTCCTCGTTGCCATCCTCGCCTTCTACATGGCATCCGCGTTCCTTGGGCTGACTCCCTCGCCCGAACTTTTATTCTCCTCTTTGACTCAACGCTGGGGACGCGCTATCCGCGCCTTCGACAACGCCTCTTTCCTCAGCCCCTACCTGCTCGGTTTCCTTTGGGGACTCCTCCCTTGCGGCTTGGTCCTCACCGCGCTCGTCACAGCGGTCGCGTCAGCAGATGTGGTTCGCGGCGCGTTGAACATGCTCATCTTCGGCATCGCCACGGTTCCGAGTTTGCTCGCCGTCAAATGGCTGGCAAACCGAGCGCATTCACGCACCTGGTCGCGTGGACTCGCCACCCTCGTCATGATGCTTTTCGGTTTCCAATTTGCCATGCGTGGGTTTGCCGCGCTCGGTCTTGTCGGTCATCTAATGATCGGCGAAGTGATGTTCTGGTGA
- a CDS encoding cbb3-type cytochrome c oxidase subunit I, translating into MATLAPTVPWAKDAKDDYRTCPVTTLKVDMHAERLIIANAVMAVVCLTIGGLAALLIGLTRWQAVHLLDATWFYRLLTLHGIDMLIAWMVFFEIAGLHFGSTVLLNARHAAPKTAWFAFILMAVGGLMANFVVLLDPKNTVAYTAYVPLKASPLFYLSYILFAVGALIAVVTFFINIVVAKREGRFEGSLPLVVFGFMTAAIIATYTLLEGAAAVVPAFFWSMDLLPNYDPGIYRNFFWGFGHPAQQVNLAAMIAIWYALAQMTVGIRPLNEKFSRLAFVLYLFFINLGSAHHLLVDPGLSFAWKSVNTSYAMYLAVLGSMMHAFSIPAAMEVALRAKGYRKGLFGWLRNGPWKEPGFGAVVVSMVLFGWVGGVTGVTIGTEQINLLVHNTMRLPGHFHATVVAGTTTAFMGFTYYVIPLIFRKELKLKKWAVWQPYVFGAGMALVSLGMITSGLQGVSRRNWDITFSGVIPGTIDLTLAIFGIGTIIAVIGGIMYVTIVLTSILTGPRLEASNLLLVSGSNNPLLESTKLTEHDLEDKQNQPRGSFVLVIAFLVWFAVYYLANWWLLGRTWFIR; encoded by the coding sequence ATGGCTACACTCGCCCCCACAGTCCCTTGGGCAAAAGATGCGAAGGACGACTATCGCACTTGCCCCGTCACCACGCTGAAAGTGGATATGCACGCCGAACGCCTGATCATTGCCAACGCGGTGATGGCGGTGGTGTGTCTCACCATCGGCGGACTTGCCGCGTTGCTGATCGGACTCACCCGCTGGCAGGCAGTTCATCTTCTGGATGCGACCTGGTTCTATCGCTTGCTGACCTTGCACGGCATTGACATGCTCATCGCATGGATGGTGTTCTTCGAAATTGCAGGTTTGCACTTCGGCTCGACCGTGTTACTAAACGCGCGGCACGCCGCTCCCAAAACCGCTTGGTTTGCGTTCATTCTAATGGCGGTCGGCGGCTTGATGGCGAACTTTGTCGTCTTGCTCGACCCGAAGAACACGGTTGCATACACCGCGTACGTTCCTCTGAAAGCCTCGCCGTTGTTCTATCTGAGTTACATCCTGTTCGCGGTCGGCGCGTTGATCGCGGTCGTCACGTTCTTCATCAACATCGTTGTCGCCAAACGCGAAGGACGCTTTGAAGGATCGTTGCCGCTCGTGGTTTTCGGCTTTATGACCGCCGCGATCATTGCCACCTATACCCTGTTAGAAGGCGCTGCCGCGGTTGTGCCCGCGTTCTTCTGGTCCATGGACCTCTTGCCCAATTATGACCCGGGCATTTATCGTAACTTTTTCTGGGGTTTTGGACATCCCGCTCAACAGGTCAACCTAGCGGCGATGATCGCCATTTGGTATGCGCTCGCCCAGATGACCGTCGGCATCCGCCCGCTCAATGAAAAGTTTTCGCGTTTAGCCTTCGTGCTGTACCTGTTCTTCATCAACCTCGGCTCGGCGCATCACCTGTTGGTGGATCCTGGTCTTTCCTTCGCGTGGAAATCGGTCAACACCTCCTACGCGATGTACCTTGCAGTGCTGGGTTCGATGATGCACGCCTTCTCCATCCCTGCCGCCATGGAAGTTGCCCTGCGCGCCAAAGGCTATCGAAAAGGTTTGTTTGGCTGGCTGCGGAACGGTCCGTGGAAAGAACCGGGCTTCGGCGCGGTGGTCGTATCCATGGTGCTCTTCGGCTGGGTTGGCGGCGTCACCGGCGTTACCATCGGCACAGAACAGATCAACTTGCTTGTCCATAACACGATGCGTCTGCCGGGTCACTTCCACGCCACCGTGGTTGCTGGCACCACAACCGCCTTCATGGGCTTCACTTACTATGTAATCCCGCTCATCTTCCGCAAGGAATTGAAACTCAAGAAATGGGCGGTTTGGCAACCGTATGTGTTTGGCGCCGGCATGGCTCTAGTTTCACTGGGCATGATCACCAGTGGCTTGCAAGGCGTCTCGCGCCGCAACTGGGACATCACCTTCTCCGGCGTTATCCCCGGCACGATTGACCTCACCCTTGCCATCTTCGGCATCGGCACGATCATCGCGGTCATCGGCGGCATCATGTACGTCACCATCGTATTGACTTCGATCCTCACCGGACCGCGACTCGAAGCGAGCAATTTGCTCCTGGTTTCAGGAAGCAACAACCCGCTCCTCGAATCCACCAAACTGACCGAACACGATCTCGAAGACAAGCAAAACCAACCGCGCGGCTCGTTCGTGTTGGTGATTGCCTTTCTCGTTTGGTTCGCCGTTTATTACCTCGCCAACTGGTGGTTGCTGGGACGCACGTGGTTTATTCGATAA
- a CDS encoding c-type cytochrome produces MKKVLVMLLVIGAVVLVACGGNSEPAAATLEPVPADFAGKTNPLGADAATEGAKVFKTNCESCHGPQGHGDGPAGEALDPKPKNLGSFQQTATDDYLFWRINTGKPGTSMAAWQGILTEEQIWQAIAFIRTLKP; encoded by the coding sequence ATGAAGAAAGTCTTAGTTATGTTACTGGTTATCGGCGCAGTCGTTCTCGTCGCGTGCGGCGGGAATTCTGAACCTGCGGCTGCCACGCTCGAACCCGTGCCAGCCGATTTCGCCGGCAAGACCAACCCTCTCGGCGCGGACGCGGCGACCGAAGGCGCAAAAGTATTCAAAACCAATTGCGAATCCTGCCATGGTCCTCAAGGTCACGGCGATGGCCCGGCTGGCGAGGCGCTCGACCCCAAGCCGAAGAATCTCGGCTCTTTCCAACAGACGGCTACCGATGATTACCTTTTCTGGCGCATAAACACCGGCAAACCCGGCACTTCGATGGCTGCTTGGCAAGGCATCCTCACCGAGGAACAGATCTGGCAAGCGATTGCCTTCATCCGCACCCTTAAGCCGTAA
- a CDS encoding ABC transporter ATP-binding protein — MSAQNIHEPLPLLSIKNLHVWYELRRFGFGHAGYVKAVDGVSFELAEGETVAVVGESGCGKSSLMKTILGLNIPTSGEVFFDHENLSELSGDGLRRFRFKIGYVQQDPYGALPPFMTVQKILEEPLLISGMKNAEARLARIYKAMAEVKLHPAQDFLPKFPHMLSGGQQQRIVIARAMLREPKLIVADEPVSMLDASVRVEILKLMHALQKAHGLSVIYITHDLSTVKYFSARIFVMYAGNLIEKAETRHLLENPLHPYTHALLAATSDPDFRNSESFKEVPPGEPPSLVNPPKGCRFHPRCAKAIAGLCDEKEPIEFEPEPNHFVACWLYQ; from the coding sequence ATGAGCGCACAAAACATCCACGAACCTCTGCCGTTACTATCTATTAAGAACTTGCACGTTTGGTACGAATTGCGCCGCTTTGGGTTCGGTCACGCGGGCTACGTCAAGGCGGTGGACGGCGTCAGTTTCGAACTGGCTGAAGGGGAAACGGTAGCAGTCGTCGGTGAGAGCGGATGCGGTAAGTCCAGTCTGATGAAAACCATCCTTGGGTTGAATATTCCCACAAGCGGCGAGGTCTTTTTCGACCATGAGAATTTATCCGAATTGAGCGGGGATGGCTTGCGCCGTTTTCGATTTAAGATCGGTTATGTTCAGCAAGACCCATACGGGGCGTTGCCTCCGTTCATGACGGTGCAAAAAATTCTCGAAGAGCCTCTGCTCATCAGCGGGATGAAAAACGCCGAGGCGAGGTTAGCGCGTATTTACAAGGCGATGGCTGAGGTGAAACTTCACCCGGCGCAGGATTTCCTGCCGAAGTTCCCGCACATGTTGAGCGGCGGACAGCAACAGCGGATCGTCATCGCGCGCGCGATGTTGCGCGAACCGAAACTGATCGTTGCGGATGAGCCGGTTTCGATGCTCGACGCTTCAGTGCGCGTGGAGATACTCAAACTAATGCACGCGCTTCAGAAGGCGCACGGGCTTTCGGTGATCTACATTACCCACGATCTCTCGACCGTGAAATATTTTTCAGCCAGAATTTTTGTGATGTATGCGGGCAACCTGATCGAAAAAGCGGAGACGCGCCACTTGCTTGAAAATCCGCTTCATCCGTACACGCACGCGTTGCTTGCCGCCACCTCCGACCCCGATTTTCGTAATTCCGAATCGTTCAAAGAGGTGCCGCCTGGCGAGCCGCCCTCGTTGGTAAATCCGCCGAAGGGATGCCGCTTCCACCCGCGCTGCGCGAAAGCCATAGCCGGTTTGTGCGATGAAAAAGAGCCGATCGAATTTGAGCCTGAACCGAATCATTTCGTGGCTTGCTGGTTGTATCAATAA
- a CDS encoding ABC transporter ATP-binding protein: MMQTKLLQITDLKLHFKTRSGTVQAVDGVNFELDSNRAVVILGESGCGKSSLAKAVLRLLPRNVEKYEGRVQLQGADVMTFGEEEFRQNVRWVGISMVPQAAMNSLNPVIRVGDQVAEPAIIHLGISKTEAVALVRRMFQHVGVPLDFVERYPFELSGGMRQRIALAMALVTSPSLIVLDEPTSALDLLTQANIMNVLKRIKHELGTSFILITHDIATSSELADEVAIMYAGQIVETGHARDFFPAPLHPYSQMLMASVPRLRSESDPMFITGQPPSLLNPPGGCRFAARCPYRFEKCAEEPPVFGKNGRRVKCWLHA, from the coding sequence ATGATGCAAACTAAACTCCTGCAAATCACAGATCTAAAACTACATTTCAAGACGCGCTCCGGCACGGTACAAGCAGTGGATGGGGTTAACTTCGAACTCGACTCGAACCGCGCGGTCGTGATCCTAGGCGAATCGGGATGCGGAAAAAGTTCGCTTGCCAAAGCCGTGTTACGGCTCCTTCCGCGCAATGTGGAAAAATACGAAGGCCGGGTGCAGTTACAAGGCGCCGATGTGATGACCTTCGGCGAAGAAGAGTTCCGTCAAAACGTTCGCTGGGTGGGCATTTCTATGGTGCCGCAAGCCGCGATGAATTCTCTCAACCCGGTCATCCGAGTCGGGGATCAGGTCGCGGAGCCTGCCATAATTCACCTTGGTATCAGCAAAACCGAGGCTGTGGCGCTTGTGCGGAGAATGTTTCAGCATGTGGGCGTGCCCCTCGATTTTGTAGAGCGCTATCCGTTCGAGTTAAGCGGCGGGATGCGCCAGCGGATCGCGTTGGCGATGGCGCTTGTTACCAGCCCCAGCTTGATCGTCCTTGACGAACCGACCTCCGCTCTCGATCTTCTCACTCAAGCCAACATTATGAACGTTCTGAAACGTATTAAACATGAACTCGGCACATCGTTCATTTTGATCACGCACGATATCGCTACCTCGAGCGAACTAGCGGATGAGGTCGCCATCATGTATGCCGGTCAGATCGTGGAGACGGGGCACGCGCGCGATTTCTTCCCTGCCCCGCTTCATCCGTATTCGCAGATGTTGATGGCGAGTGTGCCGCGCCTGCGCAGTGAATCGGATCCCATGTTCATTACAGGTCAGCCGCCGAGTTTACTCAACCCTCCCGGCGGATGCCGGTTCGCGGCGCGCTGCCCGTATCGCTTTGAGAAATGCGCTGAAGAGCCGCCTGTGTTCGGTAAGAACGGACGCAGGGTTAAATGTTGGTTGCACGCTTAA
- a CDS encoding ABC transporter permease, with amino-acid sequence MKTLKDFIRQLLYYPSAVIGMSVVFLLIALAIYAMIKIPYSKAIRLWRGGEDVWYQNPKFAAPAWINFFSSKKYSESFVVNTNDGSFSSEFTPGAEDTGTLLASHTIDFNYDTYPQDMILYFTAAFAEKQPFISLEWLTPDGRTVRIANLAIAKQQTYRFAQDEKLKVRLKTDDIIAALFSDPATGSLIKGPYQLLITGTTFEPDSKIDVEFVFHGQVYGLAGTDQARRDLVVPLLWGAPIALMFGLIASLGSSVLTMVIAAIGAWYAGWVDALIQRITEINLVLPFLSILVMIGTFYSRSIWVILGATIMLSIFTGAIKSFRSIFLQVKESMYIEAARAYGASSLRIVFIYLIPRMIPLLIPGLVSAVPAFVFLEASLAVLGLGDPVLPTWGKMIDDANRNGALYRGYYYWILEPTVLLMFTGLGFAMLGFALDRIFNPKLRET; translated from the coding sequence ATGAAAACCTTGAAAGACTTCATCCGCCAACTTCTCTACTACCCGTCTGCTGTTATAGGCATGTCAGTTGTATTCTTGCTGATCGCGCTTGCCATCTATGCCATGATTAAAATTCCTTACAGCAAAGCCATCCGCCTATGGCGCGGCGGGGAGGATGTCTGGTACCAGAATCCAAAATTCGCCGCCCCCGCGTGGATCAATTTTTTCTCCTCCAAAAAATATTCCGAATCGTTTGTCGTCAATACCAACGATGGAAGTTTCTCCAGCGAATTCACGCCCGGGGCGGAAGACACGGGTACGCTGCTTGCAAGCCATACGATTGACTTTAACTATGACACCTACCCTCAGGATATGATCCTGTACTTTACCGCTGCGTTCGCCGAGAAACAACCGTTCATATCGCTCGAGTGGCTCACGCCGGATGGACGCACCGTGCGGATCGCCAACCTGGCGATCGCGAAACAACAAACGTATCGTTTCGCGCAGGATGAAAAGCTCAAAGTGCGCCTCAAAACTGACGACATCATTGCCGCGCTCTTTTCGGACCCCGCGACTGGTTCGCTTATCAAGGGACCTTATCAACTCCTCATCACCGGCACAACGTTCGAACCCGATTCGAAAATTGACGTTGAATTTGTCTTTCATGGACAAGTCTACGGCTTGGCAGGCACCGATCAGGCGCGGCGCGACTTGGTAGTGCCGCTATTGTGGGGCGCGCCGATCGCGTTGATGTTTGGCTTGATCGCGTCTCTTGGCTCATCGGTTCTGACGATGGTGATCGCGGCGATCGGCGCCTGGTACGCAGGCTGGGTAGACGCATTGATCCAACGCATCACGGAGATCAATCTTGTCCTGCCTTTCCTGTCCATCCTGGTCATGATCGGCACGTTCTACTCACGGAGCATCTGGGTTATTTTGGGCGCCACTATTATGCTTTCCATTTTCACCGGCGCGATCAAGAGTTTCCGCTCGATCTTTCTGCAAGTGAAGGAATCAATGTACATCGAAGCGGCGCGCGCCTACGGCGCAAGCAGCCTGCGCATTGTATTCATCTATCTAATTCCTCGCATGATTCCCTTGTTGATCCCTGGTCTGGTCTCGGCGGTGCCGGCTTTTGTATTCTTGGAAGCCTCGCTTGCTGTGCTTGGCTTGGGCGACCCTGTCCTGCCGACGTGGGGCAAGATGATTGACGATGCGAACCGCAACGGCGCGCTGTATCGCGGCTATTACTATTGGATTCTCGAACCCACGGTACTTCTGATGTTCACGGGTTTGGGTTTTGCGATGCTGGGTTTTGCGCTGGATCGAATCTTCAACCCCAAACTACGAGAGACATAG
- a CDS encoding ABC transporter permease: protein MAVATQPIPEKSAAPTRSIRNSTFLRVSQYVIVRLLTLFATVVIGIYLTIMIANMGGYVDRIMKGEIRDRVTQTIINSPSAQTMKPEVREKLIQDKIASEEKRLGLDVPIAIRNARYLTNALTLNLGRAINMTSDAGSKQVRLILLERLPATLLLMGISQLFLFFSSIFLALNLSRQYGKFWDKFVVALSPTSSVPPWFYGIFLILIFAAVLRTLPFGGMVDSPPPTNALDYSLSLLKHLILPTLSLVLSSFFLSIYNYRTFFLIYSSEDYVDMAKAKGLPARDIERKYILRPTLPNIITNFALLIITLWTGATITETVFLWPGLGRTLFQAIGLYDTPIIVGSTIIYAYLLAMTVFLLDFIYSIVDPRVKVGE, encoded by the coding sequence ATGGCTGTCGCAACCCAACCCATACCTGAAAAATCCGCTGCCCCAACTCGGTCAATCCGCAACAGCACATTCCTGCGCGTTTCGCAGTACGTGATCGTTCGCTTATTGACTCTCTTTGCCACGGTTGTGATCGGAATCTATCTCACGATCATGATCGCCAACATGGGCGGATACGTAGACAGGATCATGAAAGGGGAGATCCGCGATCGCGTTACCCAGACGATCATCAACAGCCCTTCGGCTCAAACCATGAAGCCCGAGGTGCGCGAAAAATTGATCCAAGACAAGATTGCCTCCGAAGAAAAGCGCCTGGGTCTCGACGTGCCGATTGCCATTCGTAACGCCCGCTACCTCACCAACGCGTTGACGTTGAACCTCGGACGCGCCATCAACATGACGAGCGACGCGGGATCGAAACAGGTCCGCTTGATTCTGCTCGAGCGCCTGCCTGCCACGTTGTTGTTGATGGGCATTTCGCAGTTATTTCTGTTCTTTTCAAGTATTTTCCTTGCCCTCAACTTATCGCGCCAATATGGAAAGTTTTGGGACAAATTCGTGGTCGCGCTTTCGCCCACTTCCTCCGTGCCGCCGTGGTTTTACGGGATTTTCCTTATCCTGATCTTCGCGGCGGTATTACGGACGCTTCCTTTCGGCGGGATGGTGGATTCGCCCCCTCCGACGAACGCGCTCGATTATTCCTTGAGTTTGTTGAAGCATTTGATCCTCCCTACTCTTTCGCTGGTATTGAGTTCCTTCTTTCTCAGCATCTACAATTACCGCACGTTCTTCCTCATCTATTCCAGCGAAGATTACGTAGACATGGCAAAAGCCAAAGGTCTGCCTGCCCGCGATATCGAGCGGAAATATATTTTGCGTCCCACGCTCCCGAATATCATTACCAACTTTGCTCTGCTCATTATCACTTTATGGACCGGCGCAACCATCACAGAAACTGTGTTCCTTTGGCCCGGGCTGGGACGCACCCTGTTTCAGGCGATCGGTTTGTATGATACGCCGATCATCGTCGGCTCGACCATCATTTATGCCTATCTGCTTGCCATGACCGTTTTCCTCCTCGACTTCATCTATTCCATTGTTGACCCGCGCGTGAAGGTTGGTGAATGA